One window of Candidatus Zixiibacteriota bacterium genomic DNA carries:
- a CDS encoding Rrf2 family transcriptional regulator: protein MIYSPTAQHALRALIFLARDNGAKPIRVTEIAAAEAIPKQFLSKILHSLRNKGLVKATKGPGGGYMLAKPSSEITIWNVVEAIDGLQNLENRCILGLRECTDTGSCALHDQWKRLREEFTRTIGSMTLERASKESK from the coding sequence ATGATATATTCACCAACCGCCCAGCATGCCTTAAGGGCTCTCATATTTCTGGCGCGCGACAATGGCGCCAAACCAATTCGAGTGACCGAGATTGCCGCCGCCGAAGCAATCCCAAAGCAGTTTCTCTCAAAGATTCTTCATAGCCTTCGCAACAAGGGATTGGTCAAGGCGACCAAAGGACCGGGCGGTGGATATATGCTGGCAAAGCCATCATCAGAGATAACGATCTGGAATGTGGTGGAAGCGATTGACGGGCTGCAGAATCTGGAGAATCGCTGTATTCTCGGCCTGCGCGAATGCACCGACACCGGCTCCTGCGCCCTGCATGACCAGTGGAAAAGGCTCCGGGAAGAATTTACGCGCACCATCGGCTCCATGACCCTGGAGCGAGCCTCAAAAGAGAGTAAGTAG
- a CDS encoding DUF6448 family protein encodes MLNQKLSGLCASLFLAILVALLAYAPASAHCDTYDGPVVKDARLAFEEGDVTPVLKWVGAKHEAEIRSLFEQTISVAKLGEEAKSLAQRYFFETLVRLHREGEGAPYTGLKPSGTPLEPGIEEAEEALTSKSAGSLLQSLNAALTAGINERFAHALETREHAGHTVEAGREYVATYIEFIHYVERLHQALTTPAAHHDASEKSAVEHKH; translated from the coding sequence ATGTTAAACCAAAAATTATCCGGGCTTTGCGCGTCGCTTTTCCTGGCGATTCTTGTCGCTTTACTGGCTTATGCGCCGGCATCTGCTCATTGCGACACATATGATGGTCCGGTTGTCAAGGATGCCCGCCTGGCTTTTGAAGAAGGTGATGTTACTCCGGTGCTGAAATGGGTTGGCGCCAAGCACGAGGCGGAGATTCGGAGCCTTTTTGAGCAGACTATATCAGTTGCTAAACTGGGTGAAGAAGCCAAGTCTCTGGCGCAAAGATATTTCTTCGAAACTCTCGTCCGTCTGCATCGGGAAGGGGAGGGGGCGCCGTACACCGGTCTGAAACCGTCAGGTACCCCGCTGGAGCCGGGGATAGAGGAAGCGGAGGAGGCGCTGACGTCAAAGTCCGCCGGTTCTCTTCTCCAATCGCTGAACGCCGCCTTAACAGCCGGCATCAATGAAAGATTCGCGCATGCTCTGGAAACGCGAGAGCATGCCGGGCATACGGTCGAAGCCGGACGGGAATATGTCGCCACTTATATTGAATTTATCCACTATGTCGAGCGGCTGCATCAGGCGCTGACCACTCCGGCGGCACACCACGATGCATCGGAAAAGAGCGCAGTCGAGCATAAACATTAA
- a CDS encoding hemerythrin domain-containing protein — protein sequence MNPLQMLQNEHRLIEKVIAALENYVAAVHDGEQVEREDLKKFVGFIRTFADSCHHGKEEDILFSTMVEHGFSREYGPVAVMLMEHQEGRRLIGILREKAEQTAAWSAEDRLAIAQAANSYAALLRNHIMKEDNILYPAAAMNLPQELLENMGEQFERFEEEKTGPGEHEKFHALADSLVEKYAPNYFAHIDENSETPNCHNCH from the coding sequence ATGAATCCTTTACAGATGCTACAGAATGAGCATCGCCTGATAGAAAAGGTGATTGCGGCATTGGAGAACTATGTGGCGGCGGTGCATGACGGCGAACAGGTTGAGCGTGAAGACCTGAAAAAATTTGTCGGCTTCATACGCACTTTCGCCGACTCCTGCCACCACGGCAAAGAAGAAGATATTCTTTTCTCTACGATGGTGGAGCATGGTTTCTCCCGCGAATATGGTCCGGTGGCGGTGATGTTGATGGAGCATCAGGAAGGGCGGCGCCTTATCGGCATACTCCGCGAAAAAGCGGAGCAAACGGCGGCATGGTCGGCGGAAGACCGCCTGGCGATTGCGCAGGCGGCAAACTCTTATGCCGCGCTTCTGAGGAATCATATTATGAAAGAGGATAATATCCTTTATCCGGCCGCGGCGATGAATCTTCCGCAGGAACTTCTTGAAAATATGGGGGAACAGTTTGAACGATTCGAGGAAGAGAAAACCGGTCCCGGCGAGCACGAGAAGTTTCATGCTCTCGCCGACAGTCTGGTGGAAAAATATGCTCCGAATTACTTTGCCCATATAGACGAGAATTCCGAAACACCCAACTGTCATAACTGTCATTAA
- a CDS encoding c-type cytochrome has product MTSKLAKSIFYVGTLSSALLFLVLTWDTHNQVHALTNADRLSDDVVEGKRVFQKYNCNDCHTILGFGGYYAPDLTRVYDRRGENYIRGVVAQPELILANSFRKMPHQNLSAQEIDRLVDFFRWVNDIDTQDWPPQDSKKRRSTESKRLIGGSAMTPGAALFKGQGCIACHSIGGVGGDSGPALDDTGARMSLEQIRQYIYDPASVNPQTNMPGYQEMTPSDLDALADFLARQKGETQ; this is encoded by the coding sequence ATGACGTCAAAACTTGCCAAGTCAATTTTCTATGTCGGCACTCTCAGTTCGGCGCTTCTCTTTCTGGTGCTGACCTGGGATACTCACAATCAGGTGCATGCCCTGACCAACGCCGACCGTCTCTCCGACGATGTCGTGGAAGGGAAGCGGGTCTTTCAGAAATATAACTGCAATGACTGCCACACCATTCTCGGATTTGGCGGTTATTATGCTCCCGACCTGACCCGTGTCTATGACCGTCGCGGCGAAAACTATATCCGCGGCGTGGTGGCGCAGCCGGAACTGATTCTGGCTAATTCTTTTCGCAAGATGCCGCATCAGAATCTTTCCGCACAGGAAATCGACCGCCTGGTCGATTTCTTCCGCTGGGTAAATGATATCGACACTCAGGATTGGCCCCCGCAGGACTCCAAGAAACGTCGCAGCACCGAAAGCAAACGTCTTATCGGCGGCTCGGCCATGACCCCCGGCGCGGCTCTCTTTAAGGGTCAGGGATGTATCGCCTGCCACTCCATAGGCGGAGTCGGCGGCGACTCCGGTCCGGCTCTGGATGATACCGGCGCGCGGATGAGCTTGGAGCAGATTCGTCAGTACATATATGACCCGGCTTCGGTAAATCCGCAGACCAATATGCCGGGATATCAGGAGATGACACCGTCTGACCTGGATGCCCTGGCTGATTTTCTTGCCCGTCAGAAAGGAGAGACGCAATGA